A single Fusobacterium hominis DNA region contains:
- a CDS encoding DUF2147 domain-containing protein, whose product MKKYLLIGFIFLIYIVNSYGKDLYLGYWLLPNEKVIIEIKKENLEYIGYVRWLKDRVYPEKDKMAGQEQIDRKNPNKNLRNRKIIGLRVVGGLYKGSDNKLIGGWIYDSWNGKMYYGTASILDEDTLNLKGSFDKWGILGYTMKIKRCKNINEYIE is encoded by the coding sequence ATGAAGAAGTATTTGTTAATAGGTTTTATATTTTTAATTTACATAGTTAATAGTTATGGTAAAGATTTGTATTTAGGATATTGGTTGTTACCCAATGAAAAAGTCATAATTGAAATAAAAAAAGAAAATTTAGAGTATATAGGTTACGTTCGATGGTTAAAAGATCGTGTGTATCCTGAAAAAGATAAGATGGCAGGGCAAGAACAAATAGATAGAAAAAATCCTAATAAAAATTTAAGAAATAGAAAGATTATTGGATTGAGGGTTGTTGGAGGATTATATAAAGGTAGTGATAATAAACTTATTGGTGGTTGGATTTATGATTCATGGAATGGAAAGATGTATTATGGAACGGCAAGTATTTTAGATGAGGATACATTGAATTTGAAAGGTTCTTTTGATAAGTGGGGAATATTAGGATATACAATGAAAATAAAACGTTGTAAAAATATAAATGAATATATAGAATAG
- a CDS encoding DUF4261 domain-containing protein, with the protein MDIKRKSVILLNDEQCDFKKIKDNLKNDWDILVEQEDTDGKLEFNIGNTIVEISFQKEITKREDVEKEVKDSNYWENGIEDIKKIKSFIEVSILGKKDIEKIAKLFVKINASILKLSNTLGICDEIIALPTKIYIEIAQQLKDGELPVLALVNINFYKTDNGISSYTKGMVFFDKKEIEILDTDIEFSELFDFMLDIVDYVISSDIKLNDGETIGFSNEQQIPIVVSQGVAINEDSIKIKVTTENY; encoded by the coding sequence ATGGATATTAAAAGAAAAAGTGTTATTTTATTAAATGATGAACAATGTGATTTTAAAAAAATTAAAGATAATTTAAAAAATGATTGGGATATACTAGTAGAGCAAGAAGATACAGATGGTAAATTGGAGTTTAATATAGGGAATACTATTGTTGAAATATCTTTTCAAAAAGAAATTACTAAAAGAGAAGATGTAGAAAAAGAAGTAAAAGATAGTAATTATTGGGAAAATGGGATAGAAGATATAAAAAAGATAAAGTCTTTTATAGAAGTTAGTATTTTAGGAAAAAAAGATATAGAAAAAATAGCTAAATTATTTGTAAAAATAAATGCATCTATTTTAAAATTGTCAAATACATTAGGGATTTGTGACGAAATAATAGCTCTTCCTACAAAAATATATATAGAAATAGCTCAGCAACTAAAAGATGGAGAATTACCAGTTTTGGCATTGGTAAATATAAATTTTTATAAAACAGATAATGGAATTTCGTCATACACAAAAGGAATGGTATTTTTTGATAAAAAAGAAATAGAAATATTAGACACAGATATAGAATTTAGTGAACTATTTGACTTTATGTTAGATATTGTTGATTATGTAATAAGTTCAGATATAAAATTAAATGATGGTGAGACTATAGGATTTTCTAATGAACAACAAATTCCAATTGTTGTATCACAAGGAGTAGCTATAAATGAGGATTCTATAAAAATAAAAGTAACTACAGAAAATTATTAA
- a CDS encoding DUF2004 domain-containing protein — MKIRFFGEISLGGGEYEKRIHLDDRDIDLELYLEDVIGRKDWILEYDEYVSKIPFLRVEIENLLEQNFMNEGIVDEWIEFHIDELESKDIAIDSLDQEKDNLFDRLNLQRIGLYPGNDEYAVWDFMLDGNISDEILVVITDSSGMIVDIAWEN, encoded by the coding sequence ATGAAAATAAGATTTTTTGGAGAGATATCATTAGGTGGTGGCGAATATGAAAAAAGAATTCATTTAGACGATAGAGATATAGATTTAGAGCTTTACTTAGAAGATGTTATAGGACGGAAAGACTGGATTTTGGAATATGATGAATATGTATCAAAAATTCCATTTTTACGTGTTGAAATAGAAAATTTACTTGAGCAAAATTTTATGAATGAAGGTATAGTTGATGAATGGATAGAATTTCATATAGATGAATTAGAGTCAAAGGATATTGCAATAGATAGTTTAGATCAAGAAAAAGATAACTTATTTGATAGGTTAAATCTTCAAAGAATAGGACTGTATCCTGGAAATGATGAATATGCAGTGTGGGATTTTATGTTAGATGGAAATATAAGTGACGAAATTTTAGTAGTGATAACAGATTCAAGTGGTATGATAGTAGATATTGCTTGGGAGAATTAA
- a CDS encoding WYL domain-containing protein, whose protein sequence is MEKKIRVTLSKNISEILSTDSKSFKITKNYLINYIFQHMKEENLSNCPDIQDEKVVIQFNLNKKNKEIYYDFLRERNIQVEAEFIRKLIYKYVNQSKSNREIFVFQENVDRIKYAIENKKIIKLKFNDKRETTVLPFHIGTSKLELANYLFCYDYLEHKYKNYKFNNINIIYITKENDTWKDQIFIENVIKNFDPFLSEGQKIKAILTEEGKNLLDKIALNRPETLCINNNNIYEFKCSEHQAKRYFSYFLDEIEILEPVSLREWFISKFSNALKKYNK, encoded by the coding sequence ATGGAAAAAAAGATACGTGTAACTCTAAGCAAAAATATTTCAGAAATATTGTCTACTGATTCTAAAAGTTTTAAAATTACAAAAAACTATTTAATTAATTATATATTTCAACATATGAAAGAAGAAAACCTAAGCAATTGCCCTGATATTCAAGATGAAAAAGTTGTTATTCAATTTAATTTAAATAAAAAAAATAAAGAAATCTACTACGATTTTCTAAGAGAGAGAAATATTCAAGTTGAAGCAGAATTTATAAGAAAACTAATCTATAAATATGTTAATCAATCTAAGAGTAATCGAGAAATCTTTGTATTTCAGGAAAATGTAGATAGAATAAAATATGCCATAGAAAATAAAAAAATTATAAAATTAAAATTTAACGATAAAAGAGAAACTACTGTATTACCATTTCACATTGGAACATCTAAATTAGAATTAGCTAATTATTTATTTTGTTATGACTATTTAGAACATAAATATAAAAATTATAAATTCAATAATATCAATATTATCTATATCACAAAAGAAAATGACACTTGGAAAGATCAAATTTTTATTGAAAATGTTATTAAAAACTTCGATCCTTTTTTATCAGAAGGACAAAAAATAAAAGCTATTTTAACAGAAGAAGGAAAAAATCTACTAGATAAAATTGCTCTAAATAGACCAGAAACTCTCTGTATCAATAATAATAATATATATGAATTTAAATGTTCCGAACATCAAGCTAAAAGATATTTCTCTTATTTTCTTGATGAAATAGAAATTTTAGAACCAGTATCTCTACGAGAATGGTTTATCTCAAAATTTTCAAATGCCCTAAAAAAATATAATAAATAA
- a CDS encoding pyridoxal phosphate-dependent aminotransferase: MIGKGSVGKSLDDKVFAITDRAKKAIEIYGKENVINATIGVLYDDNEKLVSLDTVVDTYRNLEVTDIFSYASEIDGDSLYKEAVRQIVLGKNYKDDFIGHFTEVIATPGGTGAIRNSLKNYLNPGEKVLLPKLMWGPYKIMAEEVGASFDTYEMFDETGKFNIKDFKNKVVKLLKEQENVVIIINDPCHNPTGYTLEINEWKEILKFLEECSEEKNIILLNDIAYMDFSKRNLNEYRNLFKNLLENLLVIFLFSMSKSYTCYGLRAGAQLALSKNKNVIDEFLDVNKFSCRATWSNISRGAMALLSQIVLDDKKLENLSLERNRYRDMLYKRAEIFLKESREIELKVFPYRDGFFITIPIKQDIEAVVKKLESENIFVVPLKNEIRIGLCSISIDKIYGLSKKIKQSIKE, from the coding sequence ATGATAGGCAAAGGATCAGTAGGAAAATCATTAGATGATAAAGTATTTGCAATAACAGATAGAGCTAAAAAAGCTATAGAAATATATGGAAAAGAAAATGTAATTAATGCAACTATAGGAGTTTTATATGATGATAATGAAAAACTAGTAAGTTTAGATACTGTAGTTGATACTTATAGAAATTTAGAAGTAACAGATATTTTTTCATATGCTTCAGAAATTGACGGAGACAGTTTATACAAAGAAGCTGTAAGACAAATAGTTTTAGGGAAAAACTATAAAGATGATTTTATAGGTCATTTTACAGAAGTTATTGCAACACCAGGAGGAACAGGAGCTATTAGAAATAGTTTGAAAAATTATTTAAATCCTGGAGAAAAAGTACTTTTGCCAAAACTTATGTGGGGGCCATATAAAATTATGGCTGAAGAAGTAGGGGCCTCATTTGATACATATGAGATGTTTGATGAAACTGGCAAATTTAATATAAAAGATTTTAAAAATAAAGTAGTAAAATTATTAAAAGAGCAAGAAAATGTAGTTATAATAATAAATGATCCTTGTCATAATCCAACTGGGTATACTTTAGAAATAAATGAATGGAAAGAAATTTTAAAATTTTTAGAAGAGTGTTCAGAGGAAAAAAATATAATTTTATTAAATGATATAGCATATATGGATTTTTCAAAAAGAAATTTAAATGAATATAGAAATTTATTTAAAAATTTATTAGAAAATTTATTAGTTATTTTTTTATTTAGCATGTCAAAGTCATATACTTGTTATGGATTAAGGGCAGGAGCTCAATTGGCATTGTCTAAAAATAAAAATGTTATAGATGAATTTTTAGATGTAAATAAATTTTCGTGTAGAGCTACTTGGTCAAATATTTCTAGAGGAGCAATGGCATTATTATCACAAATAGTTTTAGATGATAAAAAATTAGAAAATTTATCTTTAGAAAGAAATAGATATAGGGACATGTTGTATAAAAGAGCAGAAATATTTTTAAAAGAGTCTAGAGAAATTGAATTAAAAGTATTTCCATATAGAGATGGTTTTTTTATAACAATTCCTATAAAGCAGGATATAGAAGCAGTTGTTAAAAAACTAGAATCAGAAAATATATTTGTAGTGCCACTAAAAAATGAGATAAGAATAGGATTATGTAGCATATCAATAGATAAAATTTACGGGTTAAGCAAGAAAATAAAACAATCTATAAAAGAGTAA